Proteins from a genomic interval of Ficedula albicollis isolate OC2 chromosome 9, FicAlb1.5, whole genome shotgun sequence:
- the TM4SF18 gene encoding transmembrane 4 L6 family member 18, translating into MALETCGSCLSCVLVPLALWSIVVNILLYFPNGKALHAASYQLPNHEWYFEGICFSGVMILLLAVILITLECSVFYRCCQSESCNKTYRSFISIVLALLGIAFSGYSCIIFTLHLIKGPFCNSSSGWNYIFKDTAGGYLTDYPAWSKCTEPPNIVEWNIILLSILIALSGLQLIICILKVAAELKRTLCGTYSVFVQAGIL; encoded by the exons ATGGCTTTGGAGACATGTGGAAGCTGTTTGAGCTGCGTGCTGGTGCCTCTCGCGCTTTGGAGCATCGTGGTGAACATCCTCCTTTACTTTCCAAACGGGAAAGCTCTGCATGCTGCCAGTTACCAGCTCCCCAACCATGAGTGGTATTTTGAAGGGATCTGTTTCTCAGGTGTGATG ATCCTTCTTCTGGCAGTAATTCTAATAACACTGGAGTGCAGTGTGTTCTATCGGTGCTGCCAGAGTGAGAGCTGCAACAAAACCTACAGG agttttatttctattgtgCTAGCCCTGCTTGGAATTGCTTTCTCAGGATACAGTTGCATCATTTTTACCCTGCATTTGATTAAAGGCCCTTTCTGCAATTCATCAAGTGGATGgaattatattttcaaagaCACTGCTGGAGG GTACCTCACAGATTACCCTGCCTGGTCTAAGTGCACAGAACCTCCCAACATAGTGGAGTGGAACATCATTTTACTCTCCATTTTGATAGCTCTCAGTGGATTGCAGTTGATCATCTGCATTCTCAAAGTAGCTGCTGAGTTGAAGCGAACACTCTGTGGGACCTATTCTGTTTTTGTGCAG GCTGGGATTCTCTGA
- the CP gene encoding ceruloplasmin: protein MKLFLLSFSLVSCCCQVGAVNREYFIGITETVWNYAPGNASAISGQLFAEEEQAEVFLKRGPHRIGSTYKKAVYVQYTNRFYDVIVDKPSWLGFLGPIIKGEVGDSITIHLKNFASRNYTLHPHGVRYTKENEGAFYPDTTKDEQKRDDAVEPGGQYTYTWDVTEDQGPAKADADCITRAYHSHIDAPRDVASGLVGPLIICRKGTMTRDSDQHFDAEFILMFSVVDENLSWYLEDNIRTYCSEPSKVDKDDEEFQESNKMHSINGFMYGYLPNLTMCVEDKIKWHLFGMGNEADIHSAYFHGQTLIERQHRVDTISLFPATFVDAVMVPSSPGEWLLSCQVNDHIEGGMQALFKVEDCKKSTPGHKESTKIRQYFIAAEEIIWNYGPSAVNHFTGQELIVDSESHVFFEQSETRIGGSYKKAVYKEYTDGSFTEHKKRLAEEAHLGLLGPVIKAEVGERIRVTFRNNASRPFSVQPHGVRYGSGTGTGSPASQVSPGITFTYEWDVPEDVGPTEQDPDCLTWLYYSAVDPVKDTSSGLVGPLLVCRKGALLSSGKQKNVNMEFFLLATVFDENLSWYLDDNILMFTLSPDKIDKDDEDFQESNKMHSINGYMYGNQPGLEMCKGSVVSWHLMGLGSEVDVHGIYFSENTFVTKGTRRDTANLFPHTFLTAIMKPDSEGVFEVSCLTTDHYTGGMKQNYKVKKCHWWNVDVSMYLHEKIYYIAAVEVEWDYSPNRTWEFERHQYNEESPGNPFLNKDDKFIGSKYKKVVYREYTDQTFSTLKNRAKEQQHLEIQGPLLVSNIGDKIKIVFKNLASRPYSIHAHGVKTDSSVVAVTNPGEIKRYVWKIPERSSPARGDSHCIAWAYHSTVDIVKDTYSGLIGTLVVCHRHYLPSFHTKKKVQFALLFMVFDENESWYLDENIKTYSTNPHLIDKEDEEFLESNKMHAINGKVFGNLHGLTMHVGDNVSWYLMGMGNEIDIHTAHFHGHSFDYKQTGVYRADVFDLFPGTSQTVEMTPQNPGTWLLHCHVTDHIHAGMEATYTVLPKEDKLSLIPRLFNQYKCKGMPGAQE from the exons ATGAAGCTATTTCTCCTAAGCTTCTCGCTGGTTTCTTGCTGTTGCCAAGTCGGGGCAGTGAACCGGGAGTACTTTATTGGCATTACAGAGACTGTCTGGAATTATGCACCTGGCAATGCCAGTGCCATCTCTGGGCAGCTTTTTGCAGAAGAAGA GCAGGCTGAAGTCTTTCTCAAAAGAGGACCACACAGGATAGGAAGTACCTACAAGAAGGCTGTCTACGTTCAGTATACAAATCGTTTCTATGATGTGATAGTTGACAAACCttcctggctgggatttttAGGTCCTATAATTAAGGGAGAAGTTGGAGATTCCATTACTATTCACTTGAAAAACTTTGCTTCTAGAAACTACACTCTGCATCCACATGGTGTAAgatacacaaaagaaaatgaag GTGCTTTTTATCCTGACACCACCAAAGATGAGCAAAAGCGAGATGATGCTGTGGAGCCTGGAGGCCAGTACACTTACACGTGGGATGTGACAGAAGATCAAGGTCCAGCTAAAGCAGATGCAGACTGCATAACCAGGGCTTACCACTCCCACATAGATGCCCCAAGAGATGTTGCCTCAGGGCTTGTTGGGCCTCTAATAATTTGCAGGAAAG gtaCAATGACTAGGGACAGTGATCAACACTTTGATGCTGAATTTATCCTTATGTTTTCTGTGGTGGATGAAAATCTCAGCTGGTATCTAGAGGACAACATCAGAACATACTGTTCTGAGCCTTCCAAAGTGGACAAAGATGATGAGGAATTCCAGGAAAGCAATAAAATGCACT caATCAATGGGTTCATGTATGGATACCTCCCAAACCTCACAATGTGTGTGGAAGACAAGATCAAATGGCATCTTTTTGGCATGGGTAATGAAGCTGATATCCATTCAGCCTACTTTCATGGGCAGACCTTAATCGAAAGGCAGCATCGAGTGGACACCATCAGCCTGTTCCCAGCCACGTTTGTTGATGCTGTCATGGTGCCCAGCAGCCCGGGGGagtggctgctcagctgccaaGTGAATGACCACATTGAAG gaggTATGCAGGCCCTTTTTAAAGTAGAAGACTGTAAGAAATCCACACCAGGTCACAAGGAGAGCACAAAAATAAGACAGTACTTCATTGCTGCTGAAGAGATCATCTGGAACTATGGCCCATCTGCAGTGAACCATTTTACAGGACAAGAATTAATTGTTGACAG tGAATCTCATGTCTTTTTTGAGCAAAGTGAGACAAGAATCGGTGGTTCTTACAAAAAAGCAGTTTACAAAGAATACACAGATGGTTCTTTCACTGAACATAAAAAAAGGCTTGCAGAGGAAGCACATCTCGGACTCCTAG GACCCGTGATCAAGGCTGAAGTGGGCGAGCGCATCAGGGTGACGTTCCGGAACAACGCCAGCCGCCCGTTCAGCGTGCAGCCGCACGGAGTGCGCTACGGCAGCGGCACAG GGACCGGATCGCCAGCCTCTCAAGTGAGCCCCGGCATCACCTTCACCTATGAATGGGATGTGCCAGAAGATGTGGGTCCCACAGAGCAAGACCCAGACTGTTTAACCTGGCTTTATTACTCAGCTGTGGATCCAGTCAAAGACACCAGCTCTGGCCTTGTGGGTCCTCTCCTAGTGTGCAGGAAAGGAGCTCTGCTTTCGTCTGGGAAACAG aaaaatgtgaacatGGAGTTTTTTCTACTTGCCACAGTATTTGATGAGAATCTGAGCTGGTATTTGGATGATAATATTTTGATGTTTACACTAAGTCCTGATAAAATTGACAAAGATGATGAAGACTTCCAAGAGTCTAACAAAATGCAct CCATTAATGGTTATATGTATGGAAACCAGCCTGGTCTTGAGATGTGTAAAGGAAGTGTTGTTTCCTGGCATTTGATGGGCTTGGGTTCAGAAGTTGATGTCCATGGGATATACTtctcagaaaacacatttgtaaCTAAAGGAACAAGAAGGGATACAGCAAATCTGTTTCCACACACATTTCTTACAGCTATTATGAAGCCAGATTCTGAAG GAGTTTTTGAAGTGTCCTGCCTGACAACAGACCACTACACTGGGGGCATGAAACAGAActacaaagtgaaaaaatgcCACTGGTGGAATGTAGATGTATCTATGTATCTGCATGAAAAGATTTACTACATTGCTGCAGTGGAAGTTGAATGGGACTACTCTCCTAACAGGACATGGGAATTTGAGCGGCATCAATATAATGAGGAAAG CCCTGGCAAcccatttttaaataaagatgaCAAATTCATTGGCTCAAAGTACAAAAAGGTAGTATACCGCGAATACACGGATCAGACATTCAGTACTCTCAAAAACAGagcaaaggagcagcagcacctggaaatTCAAG GGCCACTGCTTGTGTCAAACATTggagataaaattaaaatagttttcaagAACTTGGCATCAAGACCTTATTCTATCCATGCCCATGGAGTGAAAACAGACAGTTCTGTTGTTGCTGTAACTAACCCAG GTGAAATAAAAAGATATGTCTGGAAAATCCCAGAGAGATCTAGTCCTGCGAGAGGAGATTCACATTGTATTGCATGGGCATACCATTCAACAGTGGACATTGTTAAG GACACTTACAGTGGATTAATAGGCACACTTGTTGTGTGTCATAGACATTACCTGCCATCATttcatactaaaaaaaaagttcaatttGCTCTTCTCTTCATGGTTTTTGATGAAAATGAGTCATGGTACTTAGATGAAAACATTAAAACGTATTCTACCAACCCACACCTTATTGACAAAGAGGATGAGGAATTCCTTGAAAGTAATAAAATGCATG CCATTAATGGAAAGGTGTTTGGAAATTTGCATGGCCTGACTATGCATGTTGGAGATAATGTCAGCTGGTATCTAATGGGAATGGGCAATGAGATAGACATTCATACAGCGCACTTCCATGGCCACAGCTTTGACTACAAG CAAACAGGGGTTTACCGGGCAGATGTCTTTGATCTGTTCCCTGGGACGTCTCAAACTGTGGAAATGACCCCACAGAACCCTGGAACCTGGCTGCTACACTGCCACGTCACTGACCACATTCATGCAGGCATGGAAGCGACCTACACGGTGCTCCCAAAGGAAG ACAAACTGTCTCTGATCCCAAGACTATTCAATCAATACAAGTGTAAAGGCATGCCAGGCGCTCAAGAATGA